The following proteins come from a genomic window of Puntigrus tetrazona isolate hp1 chromosome 15, ASM1883169v1, whole genome shotgun sequence:
- the tekt1 gene encoding tektin-1 — protein MSRLMGPPEKFLPSEWKHANQVHFRSSEAERSLSQRLTAECQRLIEESDRSTKRMQQDAQNKLEQRIQDIKYWKQELDQKFEEMVQEIETLVVFKSRVERALESCSEPFQVTLQCLAERQKRVAIDLVHDEVEEELLKEKEVIEGVMVLLQRTLEQINEQIRLIRSVKYYLEKDLQDKFQAERIDDFCALLTNSSPSVKGGNLADFSSVGTEVTPEEWESLCILNISKAEKEKNNSLSLRALVDSLLEQTAADMRRQYEAAGRAFELRIEEAKTAKTQLESQLSELLAETANQEKNLESLRVAVAEKEAPLKVAQTRLSSRSQRPNVELCHDPAQIRLLKEVKELANHIERLTEALRLSEMELKALARRQLSLEEEIQVKTSSLYIDEVICHQLRQPVVIHNF, from the exons ATGTCTCGGCTGATGGGACCCCCTGAGAAGTTCCTGCCGTCTGAGTGGAAACATGCAAACCAGGTGCATTTCAGGAGCTCGGAGGCTGAACGATCACTCTCACAGAGACTGACAGCAGAGTGTCAAAGACTCATAGAGGAGAGTGACAGATCTACCAAGCGCATGCAACAGGACGCACAAAATAAGCTGG AGCAGAGAATCCAGGACATCAAATACTGGAAGCAGGAACTGGACCAGAAGTTTGAGGAGATGGTGCAGGAGATTGAGACCCTCGTCGTTTTTAAGAGCCGCGTGGAAAGGGCTTTAGAAAGCTGCTCTGAGCCTTTTCAAGTGACTTTGCAGTGTCTGGCTGAGAG ACAGAAGCGGGTGGCGATTGACCTTGTGCATGATGAGGTGGAAGAGGAGCTGTTGAAGGAGAAGGAGGTGATTGAAGGAGTGATGGTCCTGCTTCAGCGAACACTGGAGCAGATCAATGAGCAGATCAG gCTCATTCGTTCAGTGAAATACTATCTGGAAAAGGACTTGCAGGACAAATTTCAGGCCGAGCGCATCGATGATTTCTGTGCCCTTCTCACCAATTCGTCGCCCAGCGTAAAAGGAGGGAATTTAGCAGATTTTAGCAGTGTTGG AACTGAAGTGACTCCTGAGGAGTGGGAGAGCCTCTGCATCTTAAACATAAGCAAAGCCGAGAAGGAGAAGAACAACTCTCTTTCTCTGAGAGCTCTCGTGGACAGCCTGCTGGAGCAGACGGCTGCAGACATGCGCAGACAGTACGAGGCCGCGGGAAGAGCTTTTGAGCTCCGCATAGAGGAGGCCAAAACTGCCAAAACACAGCTTGAGAGCCAGCTCAGTGAG CTGCTAGCGGAGACAGCAAATCAAGAGAAAAATCTGGAGTCTTTACGAGTGGCAGTGGCAGAGAAAGAAGCTCCGCTCAAAGTGGCTCAGACTCGACTGTCCTCTCGCAGCCAGAGGCCCAACGTTGAGCTCTGCCATGACCCTGCTCAAATCCGCCTGCTGAAAGAGGTCAAGGAGCTCGCAAACCACATTGAGAG GCTGACTGAGGCACTTAGACTGTCAGAGATGGAGCTGAAAGCTCTAGCAAGACGCCAGTTGAGCTTGGAGGAGGAGATCCAGGTCAAGACCAGCTCCCTGTACATAGACGAGGTGATCTGCCATCAGCTACGTCAGCCTGTGGTTATTCACAACTTCTGA
- the LOC122358577 gene encoding sialoadhesin-like gives MVLCVFTVPQSVSDPFRITWFKGRPQNQYNQRECSFLLKDLVQFESDGEYRLKLDWGEGNVYIFPQAVNVTVKELTEKPTISVPALREGKQAKISCTVPGFCPNPKANIVWTGIEPDQIDRSASGVIGREFSTLTFHPKFEHHNTNLTCRVIFQGNVQTESTVILKVRHAPIILNSSCCFVWGDDLSCVCVSSGVPLPQIHWLVDGVTECYSAVSAENAISIINFSVAGLGNLSSTVCVSENPIGKEIMKIQVQSQAEKPKVSWSFPTPWISFILSIVLNVVFASCLIAVLGRRERDKRKVDNRVYMAATKTEESVYETIKMSSERFL, from the exons ATGGTGTTGTGTGTTTTCACTGTCCCTCAAAGTGTCTCAGATCCCTTTAGGATAACCTGGTTCAAAGGACGTCCACAAAACCAATACAATCAGAGAGAGTGCAGCTTTCTGCTGAAAGACTTGGTTCAGTTTGAATCCGATGGTGAATACAGATTAAAACTGGACTGGGGAGAAGGAAACGTGTATATCTTTCCTCAGGCGGTAAACGTTACTGTGAAAG AACTCACCGAGAAGCCAACCATAAGCGTCCCAGCGCTCAGAGAAGGAAAACAAGCAAAGATATCATGCACAGTCCCAGGGTTTTGCCCAAATCCCAAAGCAAATATTGTGTGGACAGGGATTGAGCCTGATCAAATTGACAGGAGCGCCTCAGGTGTGATTGGCCGTGAGTTTTCAACATTGACTTTCCATCCTAAGTTTGAACACCACAATACTAACCTCACCTGCAGAGTCATTTTTCAAGGAAACGTCCAGACTGAAAGTACGGTCATCCTCAAAGTAAGAC ATGCCCCCATTATCCTGAACAGCTCTTGCTGTTTCGTGTGGGGCGATGAcctgagctgtgtgtgtgtcagcagcGGTGTGCCGTTACCCCAAATACACTGGCTGGTGGACGGTGTTACTGAATGTTACAGTGCTGTTTCAGCAGAGAACGCTATAAGCATCATAAACTTTTCCGTTGCTGGTCTCGGAAACCTCAGCTCTACAGTTTGTGTCAGTGAAAATCCCATTGGGAAGGAAATAATGAAAATCCAAGTGCAGAGTCAGGCGGAAAAACCCAAAG TAAGCTGGAGTTTTCCCACCCCTTGGATATCGTTCATCCTTTCCATTGTCCTGAATGTCGTCTTTGCTTCCTGTTTGATTGCCGTCTTAGG gaggagagaaagagacaaacgAAAAGTTGACAACCGTGTCTACATGGCTGCAACAAAGACAGAGGAATCGGTGTATGAGACTATCAAAATGTCTTCAGAGAGATTTCTGTGA
- the LOC122358576 gene encoding myelin-associated glycoprotein-like: MLQTLLFILTVITTTNCELLHHDAPTNFSIEVAKTATGEAGLCILVYCFFTLPQNVSHPIKRTWFKGDPQNSSVEVPNFMSNTGRSKNEEECSFFVNQLVQGESDGQYRLKLEWGKGNVYVFPETVNITVKELTQKPTIIVPQLTAGEKAEISCKVPGDCRENVADIVWTGIRSNNTGFFSYGVPSQYKQFSKMTFYPKSEHHNTELTCTVTLKGHIRTESTVILKVKYSPIILNSSHCLMRGDELSCMCVSSAVPLPQIYWPILNDTAKYYSAVSKENIISISNISIPGFGNVNATVECVSENLIGTTKMEIIVHKHGEKSQEISGGLSTVWILFTLSVALNVIFASCLIVFVVRRRQKYIEPKHEDHIYMTAMKREESVYETIKM; this comes from the exons ATGTTGCAAACGCTGCTGTTCATCTTGACTGTCATTACGACGACGAACTGTGAGCTTTTAC ACCACGATGCACCAACTAACTTCTCTATTGAAGTTGCAAAAACTGCCACCGGAGAGGCCGGATTGTGCATCCTAGTGTACTGTTTTTTCACTCTCCCTCAAAATGTCTCACATCCCATTAAGAGAACCTGGTTTAAAGGAGATCCACAAAACTCATCTGTTGAAGTTCCCAATTTTATGTCAAATACCGGACGTTCTAAAAATGAGGAAGAGTGCAGCTTTTTCGTAAACCAACTGGTTCAGGGTGAATCTGATGGTCAATACAGATTAAAACTGGAGTGGGGAAAAGGAAACGTGTACGTTTTTCCCGAGACGGttaatattactgttaaag aGCTTACCCAGAAACCAACAATAATTGTCCCCCAGCTCACAGCGGGAGAGAAGGCAGAGATATCCTGCAAAGTTCCAGGTGATTGCAGAGAAAACGTAGCCGATATTGTGTGGACAGGGATTAGGTCGAATAATACTGGATTCTTTTCTTATGGAGTGCCAAGCCAGTATAAGCAATtttctaaaatgactttttatccCAAGTCCGAACATCACAATACTGAGCTCACCTGCACGGTGACACTTAAAGGACATATTCGGACCGAAAGTACAGTCATTCTCaaagtaaaat ATTCGCCAATAATCCTGAACAGCTCCCATTGTTTGATGAGAGGTGATGAGCTAAGCTGCATGTGCGTCAGCAGTGCTGTGCCGTTACCACAGATATACTGGCCGATACTGAACGATACCGCTAAATACTACAGTGCCGTTTCAAAGGAGAACATCATCAGCATTAGCAACATCTCCATTCCTGGTTTCGGGAATGTCAATGCTACTGTCGAGTGTGTCAGTGAGAATCTCATTGGTACAACAAAGATGGAAATCATAGTGCACAAACATGGTGAAAAGTCCCAAG aaataagTGGCGGTTTGTCAACCGTTTGGATATTATTTACCCTTTCAGTTGCTCTAAATGTCATCTTTGCTTCCTGTTTGATTGTCTTTGTTGTACG GAGGAGACAAAAATACATCGAACCAAAACATGAAGACCATATCTACATGACTGCTATGAAGAGAGAGGAATCAGTGTATGAGACTATCAAAATGTGA
- the mag gene encoding myelin-associated glycoprotein isoform X1, with product MKGLELLLLPLLLILKDVSAQWNVWMPRDISAMTNSCVVIPCSFTYPSGIRPYRGVHGIWYFGHPYPQLFPPVVYKSRTDIVHESYKGRTKLLGDLTQKNCTLLINSVGVEHSGRYYFRADLGGANIYTYPDFTKLQVLDQPNIDVPEEIVSDQSLDLTCYVPDNCPDMSPQIHWMYTDYLPDPVFTPDNVEESNTAVLSSTLTFTPKPMHNGQLLGCRVHYENTTFYYERLISLDIKYAPRTVWVNVSQEVMEGSSVVLHCDVDSNPAPTITWYFGDKELMSEVASNSSLPLDNLGPEEEGVYTCVGDNGYGSMNTSMYLAVNYPPREPWINESLTLLEGSSVSLQCTSKGNPMPTLTWLKDGELVGTITAEEGSVLELHEITPQAHGVYRCLAENEHGRASNSLNITVEFAPILLDDSKCTIVREGVQCVCIASGNPEPVIEFYLPDLNITINDTNSLFNYRTYSDGYTSTGIIKLQDKGERGNNGDTAVHVHCSISNMYGSETIRLELQQEKKFMMAVIVGTIGGVAVIAFIIAAVRYVGQNNKKENGNPGQDVGSKVENPSMFYSAVKKDKQSLRKKVLKTELLGSKFNSILEEGTGDDSDYQSVGPIAGMERQELNYAALEFFHGRHREGGFRRADGDGSDYTEIKAK from the exons ATGAAGGGCTTGGAGCTGCTGCTGTTGCCTCTGCTGCTTATTCTGAAAG ATGTAAGTGCTCAGTGGAACGTGTGGATGCCCAGAGACATTTCAGCCATGACAAACTCCTGTGTGGTTATACCCTGTTCATTCACATACCCCTCCGGCATCAGGCCCTACAGAGGGGTCCATGGGATCTGGTATTTCGGCCACCCCTACCCCCAGCTTTTCCCCCCGGTGGTGTACAAGTCACGCACAGATATTGTTCATGAAAGTTACAAGGGCCGGACCAAGCTTCTTGGTGACTTGACACAAAAGAACTGCACTCTGCTGATAAATAGTGTCGGTGTGGAACATTCTGGGAGGTATTACTTCAGGGCAGACCTGGGTGGCGCAAACATCTACACTTATCCTGACTTCACAAAACTACAGGTGTTGG ATCAGCCCAACATCGATGTTCCAGAGGAAATCGTTAGTGACCAAAGCCTGGACCTGACCTGTTATGTCCCAGACAATTGTCCAGACATGAGTCCACAGATCCACTGGATGTACACAGACTACCTGCCCGACCCTGTTTTCACCCCAGACAACGTCGAGGAGAGCAACACCGCGGTACTGTCCAGCACCCTCACCTTCACCCCCAAACCCATGCACAATGGTCAGCTGCTGGGCTGCCGGGTTCATTACGAAAACACAACTTTTTATTACGAACGCCTCATTTCACTGGACATCAAGT ACGCCCCTCGAACTGTGTGGGTGAATGTGTCTCAAGAGGTAATGGAGGGAAGTTCGGTGGTCCTGCACTGTGATGTGGACAGTAATCCAGCCCCCACAATAACCTGGTATTTTGGAGACAAAGAGCTGATGTCGGAAGTTGCCTCAAACTCCTCGCTGCCTCTGGACAACCTGGGCCCAGAGGAGGAAGGTGTCTATACCTGCGTTGGTGACAATGGCTACGGCAGCATGAACACATCCATGTATCTGGCAGTTAATT ATCCTCCAAGGGAGCCATGGATAAATGAATCTCTAACGTTGTTGGAAGGATCTTCAGTTTCTCTACAGTGCACCAGCAAAGGAAACCCAATGCCCACATTGACCTGGCTGAAGGATGGGGAACTGGTGGGCACTATCACAGCAGAGGAGGGATCTGTGCTTGAGCTGCATGAAATCACACCGCAGGCTCACGGAGTCTACCGCTGTCTAGCTGAGAATGAACACGGACGGGCCAGCAACTCACTCAACATTACGGTGGAAT TTGCCCCCATCCTACTTGATGACTCTAAGTGCACTATAGTCCGTGAGGGCGTTCAGTGTGTTTGCATTGCATCGGGAAACCCTGAGCCTGTGATTGAATTCTACCTGCCTGACCTCAACATCACCATCAACGACACCAACAGCCTGTTTAACTACCGCACATACTCAGATGGGTACACATCCACGGGCATCATCAAGCTCCAGGACAAGGGTGAAAGGGGGAACAATGGAGATACAGCTGTCCATGTTCACTGCAGCATCAGTAACATGTACGGCTCCGAGACCATCCGTTTGGAACTGCAGCAGGAGA AAAAGTTCATGATGGCCGTCATAGTGGGGACTATCGGAGGTGTGGCAGTCATCGCCTTCATCATCGCAGCTGTGAGATACGTGGgtcagaataataaaaa AGAGAATGGTAACCCTGGGCAGGACGTGGGGTCTAAAGTGGAGAATCCCTCAATGTTCTACAGCGCAGTCAAGAAGGACAAACAGAGTCTCAGGAAAAAAGTG CTTAAGACTGAGCTCCTGGGCTCAAAGTTTAACTCCATCCTAGAGGAAGGCACG GGAGACGACAGTGATTACCAATCTGTTGGCCCGATTGCAGGCATGGAGAGGCAAGAGCTGAATTACGCCGCTCTAGAGTTTTTTCACGGACGACACCGGGAGGGAGGCTTCAGGAGGGCTGATGGTGACGGCAGCGACTACACTGAAATTAAGGCCAAATGA
- the mag gene encoding myelin-associated glycoprotein isoform X2: MKGLELLLLPLLLILKDVSAQWNVWMPRDISAMTNSCVVIPCSFTYPSGIRPYRGVHGIWYFGHPYPQLFPPVVYKSRTDIVHESYKGRTKLLGDLTQKNCTLLINSVGVEHSGRYYFRADLGGANIYTYPDFTKLQVLDQPNIDVPEEIVSDQSLDLTCYVPDNCPDMSPQIHWMYTDYLPDPVFTPDNVEESNTAVLSSTLTFTPKPMHNGQLLGCRVHYENTTFYYERLISLDIKYAPRTVWVNVSQEVMEGSSVVLHCDVDSNPAPTITWYFGDKELMSEVASNSSLPLDNLGPEEEGVYTCVGDNGYGSMNTSMYLAVNYPPREPWINESLTLLEGSSVSLQCTSKGNPMPTLTWLKDGELVGTITAEEGSVLELHEITPQAHGVYRCLAENEHGRASNSLNITVEFAPILLDDSKCTIVREGVQCVCIASGNPEPVIEFYLPDLNITINDTNSLFNYRTYSDGYTSTGIIKLQDKGERGNNGDTAVHVHCSISNMYGSETIRLELQQEKKFMMAVIVGTIGGVAVIAFIIAAVRYVGQNNKKENGNPGQDVGSKVENPSMFYSAVKKDKQSLRKKVGDDSDYQSVGPIAGMERQELNYAALEFFHGRHREGGFRRADGDGSDYTEIKAK; this comes from the exons ATGAAGGGCTTGGAGCTGCTGCTGTTGCCTCTGCTGCTTATTCTGAAAG ATGTAAGTGCTCAGTGGAACGTGTGGATGCCCAGAGACATTTCAGCCATGACAAACTCCTGTGTGGTTATACCCTGTTCATTCACATACCCCTCCGGCATCAGGCCCTACAGAGGGGTCCATGGGATCTGGTATTTCGGCCACCCCTACCCCCAGCTTTTCCCCCCGGTGGTGTACAAGTCACGCACAGATATTGTTCATGAAAGTTACAAGGGCCGGACCAAGCTTCTTGGTGACTTGACACAAAAGAACTGCACTCTGCTGATAAATAGTGTCGGTGTGGAACATTCTGGGAGGTATTACTTCAGGGCAGACCTGGGTGGCGCAAACATCTACACTTATCCTGACTTCACAAAACTACAGGTGTTGG ATCAGCCCAACATCGATGTTCCAGAGGAAATCGTTAGTGACCAAAGCCTGGACCTGACCTGTTATGTCCCAGACAATTGTCCAGACATGAGTCCACAGATCCACTGGATGTACACAGACTACCTGCCCGACCCTGTTTTCACCCCAGACAACGTCGAGGAGAGCAACACCGCGGTACTGTCCAGCACCCTCACCTTCACCCCCAAACCCATGCACAATGGTCAGCTGCTGGGCTGCCGGGTTCATTACGAAAACACAACTTTTTATTACGAACGCCTCATTTCACTGGACATCAAGT ACGCCCCTCGAACTGTGTGGGTGAATGTGTCTCAAGAGGTAATGGAGGGAAGTTCGGTGGTCCTGCACTGTGATGTGGACAGTAATCCAGCCCCCACAATAACCTGGTATTTTGGAGACAAAGAGCTGATGTCGGAAGTTGCCTCAAACTCCTCGCTGCCTCTGGACAACCTGGGCCCAGAGGAGGAAGGTGTCTATACCTGCGTTGGTGACAATGGCTACGGCAGCATGAACACATCCATGTATCTGGCAGTTAATT ATCCTCCAAGGGAGCCATGGATAAATGAATCTCTAACGTTGTTGGAAGGATCTTCAGTTTCTCTACAGTGCACCAGCAAAGGAAACCCAATGCCCACATTGACCTGGCTGAAGGATGGGGAACTGGTGGGCACTATCACAGCAGAGGAGGGATCTGTGCTTGAGCTGCATGAAATCACACCGCAGGCTCACGGAGTCTACCGCTGTCTAGCTGAGAATGAACACGGACGGGCCAGCAACTCACTCAACATTACGGTGGAAT TTGCCCCCATCCTACTTGATGACTCTAAGTGCACTATAGTCCGTGAGGGCGTTCAGTGTGTTTGCATTGCATCGGGAAACCCTGAGCCTGTGATTGAATTCTACCTGCCTGACCTCAACATCACCATCAACGACACCAACAGCCTGTTTAACTACCGCACATACTCAGATGGGTACACATCCACGGGCATCATCAAGCTCCAGGACAAGGGTGAAAGGGGGAACAATGGAGATACAGCTGTCCATGTTCACTGCAGCATCAGTAACATGTACGGCTCCGAGACCATCCGTTTGGAACTGCAGCAGGAGA AAAAGTTCATGATGGCCGTCATAGTGGGGACTATCGGAGGTGTGGCAGTCATCGCCTTCATCATCGCAGCTGTGAGATACGTGGgtcagaataataaaaa AGAGAATGGTAACCCTGGGCAGGACGTGGGGTCTAAAGTGGAGAATCCCTCAATGTTCTACAGCGCAGTCAAGAAGGACAAACAGAGTCTCAGGAAAAAAGTG GGAGACGACAGTGATTACCAATCTGTTGGCCCGATTGCAGGCATGGAGAGGCAAGAGCTGAATTACGCCGCTCTAGAGTTTTTTCACGGACGACACCGGGAGGGAGGCTTCAGGAGGGCTGATGGTGACGGCAGCGACTACACTGAAATTAAGGCCAAATGA
- the mag gene encoding myelin-associated glycoprotein isoform X3: MKGLELLLLPLLLILKDVSAQWNVWMPRDISAMTNSCVVIPCSFTYPSGIRPYRGVHGIWYFGHPYPQLFPPVVYKSRTDIVHESYKGRTKLLGDLTQKNCTLLINSVGVEHSGRYYFRADLGGANIYTYPDFTKLQVLDQPNIDVPEEIVSDQSLDLTCYVPDNCPDMSPQIHWMYTDYLPDPVFTPDNVEESNTAVLSSTLTFTPKPMHNGQLLGCRVHYENTTFYYERLISLDIKYAPRTVWVNVSQEVMEGSSVVLHCDVDSNPAPTITWYFGDKELMSEVASNSSLPLDNLGPEEEGVYTCVGDNGYGSMNTSMYLAVNYPPREPWINESLTLLEGSSVSLQCTSKGNPMPTLTWLKDGELVGTITAEEGSVLELHEITPQAHGVYRCLAENEHGRASNSLNITVEFAPILLDDSKCTIVREGVQCVCIASGNPEPVIEFYLPDLNITINDTNSLFNYRTYSDGYTSTGIIKLQDKGERGNNGDTAVHVHCSISNMYGSETIRLELQQEKKFMMAVIVGTIGGVAVIAFIIAAVRYVGQNNKKETTVITNLLARLQAWRGKS; encoded by the exons ATGAAGGGCTTGGAGCTGCTGCTGTTGCCTCTGCTGCTTATTCTGAAAG ATGTAAGTGCTCAGTGGAACGTGTGGATGCCCAGAGACATTTCAGCCATGACAAACTCCTGTGTGGTTATACCCTGTTCATTCACATACCCCTCCGGCATCAGGCCCTACAGAGGGGTCCATGGGATCTGGTATTTCGGCCACCCCTACCCCCAGCTTTTCCCCCCGGTGGTGTACAAGTCACGCACAGATATTGTTCATGAAAGTTACAAGGGCCGGACCAAGCTTCTTGGTGACTTGACACAAAAGAACTGCACTCTGCTGATAAATAGTGTCGGTGTGGAACATTCTGGGAGGTATTACTTCAGGGCAGACCTGGGTGGCGCAAACATCTACACTTATCCTGACTTCACAAAACTACAGGTGTTGG ATCAGCCCAACATCGATGTTCCAGAGGAAATCGTTAGTGACCAAAGCCTGGACCTGACCTGTTATGTCCCAGACAATTGTCCAGACATGAGTCCACAGATCCACTGGATGTACACAGACTACCTGCCCGACCCTGTTTTCACCCCAGACAACGTCGAGGAGAGCAACACCGCGGTACTGTCCAGCACCCTCACCTTCACCCCCAAACCCATGCACAATGGTCAGCTGCTGGGCTGCCGGGTTCATTACGAAAACACAACTTTTTATTACGAACGCCTCATTTCACTGGACATCAAGT ACGCCCCTCGAACTGTGTGGGTGAATGTGTCTCAAGAGGTAATGGAGGGAAGTTCGGTGGTCCTGCACTGTGATGTGGACAGTAATCCAGCCCCCACAATAACCTGGTATTTTGGAGACAAAGAGCTGATGTCGGAAGTTGCCTCAAACTCCTCGCTGCCTCTGGACAACCTGGGCCCAGAGGAGGAAGGTGTCTATACCTGCGTTGGTGACAATGGCTACGGCAGCATGAACACATCCATGTATCTGGCAGTTAATT ATCCTCCAAGGGAGCCATGGATAAATGAATCTCTAACGTTGTTGGAAGGATCTTCAGTTTCTCTACAGTGCACCAGCAAAGGAAACCCAATGCCCACATTGACCTGGCTGAAGGATGGGGAACTGGTGGGCACTATCACAGCAGAGGAGGGATCTGTGCTTGAGCTGCATGAAATCACACCGCAGGCTCACGGAGTCTACCGCTGTCTAGCTGAGAATGAACACGGACGGGCCAGCAACTCACTCAACATTACGGTGGAAT TTGCCCCCATCCTACTTGATGACTCTAAGTGCACTATAGTCCGTGAGGGCGTTCAGTGTGTTTGCATTGCATCGGGAAACCCTGAGCCTGTGATTGAATTCTACCTGCCTGACCTCAACATCACCATCAACGACACCAACAGCCTGTTTAACTACCGCACATACTCAGATGGGTACACATCCACGGGCATCATCAAGCTCCAGGACAAGGGTGAAAGGGGGAACAATGGAGATACAGCTGTCCATGTTCACTGCAGCATCAGTAACATGTACGGCTCCGAGACCATCCGTTTGGAACTGCAGCAGGAGA AAAAGTTCATGATGGCCGTCATAGTGGGGACTATCGGAGGTGTGGCAGTCATCGCCTTCATCATCGCAGCTGTGAGATACGTGGgtcagaataataaaaa GGAGACGACAGTGATTACCAATCTGTTGGCCCGATTGCAGGCATGGAGAGGCAAGAGCTGA
- the mag gene encoding myelin-associated glycoprotein isoform X4, whose product MKGLELLLLPLLLILKDVSAQWNVWMPRDISAMTNSCVVIPCSFTYPSGIRPYRGVHGIWYFGHPYPQLFPPVVYKSRTDIVHESYKGRTKLLGDLTQKNCTLLINSVGVEHSGRYYFRADLGGANIYTYPDFTKLQVLDQPNIDVPEEIVSDQSLDLTCYVPDNCPDMSPQIHWMYTDYLPDPVFTPDNVEESNTAVLSSTLTFTPKPMHNGQLLGCRVHYENTTFYYERLISLDIKYAPRTVWVNVSQEVMEGSSVVLHCDVDSNPAPTITWYFGDKELMSEVASNSSLPLDNLGPEEEGVYTCVGDNGYGSMNTSMYLAVNYPPREPWINESLTLLEGSSVSLQCTSKGNPMPTLTWLKDGELVGTITAEEGSVLELHEITPQAHGVYRCLAENEHGRASNSLNITVEFAPILLDDSKCTIVREGVQCVCIASGNPEPVIEFYLPDLNITINDTNSLFNYRTYSDGYTSTGIIKLQDKGERGNNGDTAVHVHCSISNMYGSETIRLELQQEKKFMMAVIVGTIGGVAVIAFIIAAVRYVGQNNKNLRLSSWAQSLTPS is encoded by the exons ATGAAGGGCTTGGAGCTGCTGCTGTTGCCTCTGCTGCTTATTCTGAAAG ATGTAAGTGCTCAGTGGAACGTGTGGATGCCCAGAGACATTTCAGCCATGACAAACTCCTGTGTGGTTATACCCTGTTCATTCACATACCCCTCCGGCATCAGGCCCTACAGAGGGGTCCATGGGATCTGGTATTTCGGCCACCCCTACCCCCAGCTTTTCCCCCCGGTGGTGTACAAGTCACGCACAGATATTGTTCATGAAAGTTACAAGGGCCGGACCAAGCTTCTTGGTGACTTGACACAAAAGAACTGCACTCTGCTGATAAATAGTGTCGGTGTGGAACATTCTGGGAGGTATTACTTCAGGGCAGACCTGGGTGGCGCAAACATCTACACTTATCCTGACTTCACAAAACTACAGGTGTTGG ATCAGCCCAACATCGATGTTCCAGAGGAAATCGTTAGTGACCAAAGCCTGGACCTGACCTGTTATGTCCCAGACAATTGTCCAGACATGAGTCCACAGATCCACTGGATGTACACAGACTACCTGCCCGACCCTGTTTTCACCCCAGACAACGTCGAGGAGAGCAACACCGCGGTACTGTCCAGCACCCTCACCTTCACCCCCAAACCCATGCACAATGGTCAGCTGCTGGGCTGCCGGGTTCATTACGAAAACACAACTTTTTATTACGAACGCCTCATTTCACTGGACATCAAGT ACGCCCCTCGAACTGTGTGGGTGAATGTGTCTCAAGAGGTAATGGAGGGAAGTTCGGTGGTCCTGCACTGTGATGTGGACAGTAATCCAGCCCCCACAATAACCTGGTATTTTGGAGACAAAGAGCTGATGTCGGAAGTTGCCTCAAACTCCTCGCTGCCTCTGGACAACCTGGGCCCAGAGGAGGAAGGTGTCTATACCTGCGTTGGTGACAATGGCTACGGCAGCATGAACACATCCATGTATCTGGCAGTTAATT ATCCTCCAAGGGAGCCATGGATAAATGAATCTCTAACGTTGTTGGAAGGATCTTCAGTTTCTCTACAGTGCACCAGCAAAGGAAACCCAATGCCCACATTGACCTGGCTGAAGGATGGGGAACTGGTGGGCACTATCACAGCAGAGGAGGGATCTGTGCTTGAGCTGCATGAAATCACACCGCAGGCTCACGGAGTCTACCGCTGTCTAGCTGAGAATGAACACGGACGGGCCAGCAACTCACTCAACATTACGGTGGAAT TTGCCCCCATCCTACTTGATGACTCTAAGTGCACTATAGTCCGTGAGGGCGTTCAGTGTGTTTGCATTGCATCGGGAAACCCTGAGCCTGTGATTGAATTCTACCTGCCTGACCTCAACATCACCATCAACGACACCAACAGCCTGTTTAACTACCGCACATACTCAGATGGGTACACATCCACGGGCATCATCAAGCTCCAGGACAAGGGTGAAAGGGGGAACAATGGAGATACAGCTGTCCATGTTCACTGCAGCATCAGTAACATGTACGGCTCCGAGACCATCCGTTTGGAACTGCAGCAGGAGA AAAAGTTCATGATGGCCGTCATAGTGGGGACTATCGGAGGTGTGGCAGTCATCGCCTTCATCATCGCAGCTGTGAGATACGTGGgtcagaataataaaaa CTTAAGACTGAGCTCCTGGGCTCAAAGTTTAACTCCATCCTAG